In Microbulbifer elongatus, the DNA window TGCCCACGACAAATTTGTCCGTGAGCGCATAGGAGATATTCCAGCGGATCTTGGGGGGCAGTTTCCGGTAGAGCTCGTACTTCAGACCGGGAAAAGCCACAAAAGCTCCCACTACCAGTGCGCCCAGTAACAGGAGTATCAGGAAGGCTTTCAGTAACAATGCTCGCATGTCCGGTACGGCTTACTCGCGGTCGACTTCTCGGGTGAATGGGTAAAGTGTATCCGACCAGAGCCGGGGCTTTCGAGCAGTTGTTGCCCGGCGGGGAAAATTTCCGGGCTATAGTGCTGTCTCAATTGCACTTTCTGGCGGCCTCACAGTCAGACACTGACAAGCCCAGACGGTTTCAACCGCTCATACAATAAGGAACACTCATGCCGCAGCCCTTTTCGTTATTCCGTGCCGCCAGGGGGTTACTCGCGCTGGCTGGCCTGCTTTCCGGCACCTTGGTGCAGGCAGATTCGGGCGCCGATACGGGCTCCGACCGGCTGGAAGCGGTGGTGGTCGAGGCGGTTCAGCCGCTGGTGGAAAAGTACCGGATTCCCGGAATGGCGCTGGCGCTTACCATTGATGGCGAACCCCATTTTTTTACCCTTGGGGAAACCGCTCTGGAGGATGGTGTGCCAGTGACCGAGCACACGCTGTTCGAGGTGGGGTCCATCAGCAAGACGTTTACCGCGACACTTGCCGCCTACGCAGAGGTCAAGGGTGCGCTGGACTTCCATAAACCGGTCAGCGCCTATTTGCCGCCACTGCGCGGCAGCGCCATGGATCGCGTATCGGTACTCAATCTCGCCACCCATACCGCCGGGTACTTTCCCCTGCAGGTGCCTGAGGAGATCGCGGACGACACGCAGTTGCTGGCGTATTTCCGCAACTGGCAGCCGCAGTATACTCCGGGAACCAAGCGTACCTACTCAAACCCCGGTAGTGGTCTTCTCGGGCTGGTGGCTGCGCGCAGTCTGAACCAGCCGTTCGCCAAGGTAATGGAAGAGCAGATTTTTCGAGGCCTGGGACTTTCCGACACTTACGTACGGGTGCCGGAGAAGAAAATGCACGACTATGCCGAGGGCCACAACAGTCAGCACAAGCCGGTGCGTGTCAATATCGGACTGTTGGGAAACGAGGCCTACGGGGTGCGTTCCACGGCGGCGGATCTGACCCGCTTCCTGGCCGCGCAAATGGAGCTGGTGAAGGTCAGTGACGATTTGCAGAAAGCGCTGGCAAAAACCCGCACCGGATATTTTGAAACGGACTATTACGTGCAGGACATGGTGTGGGAGCAGTACGCACTGCCGCTGTCACAGGCGCGGTTGTTGGCAGGAAATTCTCGCGACATGATCACCCGGGATCAGCCGGTGGGAGCGGTGGGACCACTGTCTCCACAACGGGATGTATTGATCAACAAGACCGGATCGACCGGCGGCTTCTCTGCCTATGTGGCATTTATTCCACAACAGCGTTTCGGGTTTGTGCTGCTGGCCAACAAATATTTCCCAAATAAAGAACGGGTCGAATTGCTGTACAAGATACTCCAGGCACTGCTGCCAGACGCTACCGCGAATTCCAATACCTCTGATACTTCCGAGAGTTGAGCTATGAAAACCGTAATTACCCTATCATGCCTGATTTTCTCCCCGCTGCTGGTGAGCGCCTGCAGCAACCAGCAGATCTACGAGGGTATTCAGCAGAACCGGCTGCAAAACTGTGAAAAATATCCCGACGCACAGTATGCGGAATGTCTCGCTCGCTATCAGAAAGACTACAGGGAGTACGAACGGGAGCGGCAGGCAGTGCTGAAAGGTGCCGAATAGGCGGCAAGTGATCAGGAGTGTCCTTTCATCGCGGTCACTCAGCCCCACCCCTTTCCTGCCAGCTTCAGGTCGTGTCTTCTTCGCCAGGGCCTGACCTTCACGCGACCTTTTCATTTTCGGGAGTTCTCTCACCCCTCCGCAAGCGGGAGCTCCGGAAGTGAAGGTGCGCAGCCTGTTGTGTCACAGTATTCACCCCTCTCCCTCCCTCTACCGTCTGCCATCGCCCCCTTGGCGGAACTTTCAACCCGACTGTCATACCCTGAGCAATTTCTAGTTGTTAAGCTAAATGATAACAACTATCATTCGCGACAAATAAAGTTCTCTCCAGGGAGAACGCAAGGAAACAAAGTTTCAACCCAGGAGAGGTTTCTGACAGATGTTGACGAAAAGTACACTTTCGGCGCTGATCGCGCTCAATCTTGTCGCTGTTCCGGCGATCGCCCAACAATCCAGTGCCCAGGCTGCCGGTGATACTGAAGAGGTGGTGGTGACCGCAACCCTGAATGCTCGAGACAGCGCTACTTCCCCCGCCTTCACCAGTGTGATTACCGCCGAAGAAATTACCCGCACCTCGGTGAACAGTCTTGCGGATCTACTGCGCGATACCGTGGGTGTGAACAACCGTTCCGACTCTCTCGGCCGCGATGAAATTCAGATCCGCGGTATGGGTGGGCGCTACACCCTGGTGCTGGTGGATGGCAAGCGGGTCTCATCCGCCGGGGCGTTGT includes these proteins:
- the ampC gene encoding class C beta-lactamase, with the protein product MPQPFSLFRAARGLLALAGLLSGTLVQADSGADTGSDRLEAVVVEAVQPLVEKYRIPGMALALTIDGEPHFFTLGETALEDGVPVTEHTLFEVGSISKTFTATLAAYAEVKGALDFHKPVSAYLPPLRGSAMDRVSVLNLATHTAGYFPLQVPEEIADDTQLLAYFRNWQPQYTPGTKRTYSNPGSGLLGLVAARSLNQPFAKVMEEQIFRGLGLSDTYVRVPEKKMHDYAEGHNSQHKPVRVNIGLLGNEAYGVRSTAADLTRFLAAQMELVKVSDDLQKALAKTRTGYFETDYYVQDMVWEQYALPLSQARLLAGNSRDMITRDQPVGAVGPLSPQRDVLINKTGSTGGFSAYVAFIPQQRFGFVLLANKYFPNKERVELLYKILQALLPDATANSNTSDTSES